The segment GCAAACCTCTGGGTTTTCCAGTTTTCGTATGGCACACATGTTTCCAGACTGTGTCGGGGAAGTTGATGTTGTATCTGAcgcagaaaatataaaaaaactgtTAAAGTTGCCTTACAACCATGGAGTGATATCGATGATGGTTCATAGAGTTGAAAATACTCTGTTATTGGATGATTTTGATATTCACAAATATTTGCTTAGGCAAGCAGAGAGTGACTGGGAGTggctaaaaaaatttttttacgaaCACATTTTTCAAAATCTTGGTGACAAAGAAAAACGTTTGTTTTATAAAACAAATAATAGGAATACTTTGCAACAGAGAAATTTGGTATCCAAGTTTTTGTATCATTCAATATTAATAGCAGATAATAAAGAACAACATACGAACCCTCATGTACCTGTGAAAACATTGGAACCATGTTTACCAGAACCTTCTCAAGAGGAGAAATTACCAGATCCAAATTGTAATCATAATTTTGCGAGAAACATTGTATGGACTTTTGAGAATATACAGATGCTTATTGGTACCGATATGCCAATATTTGGGGGACAAACGCATCCATGTATAAGTCTAAGGTTAAGGGACATGACAAAGCCTATTAATGTATTAACTGGAATAGATTATTGGTTAGATAATTTAATGTGTAATGTCCCAGAAGTTGTGATGTGTTATCATTTGGATGGtattgtgcaaaagtatgaattaATAAAAACGGAGGATCTTCCTAATTTAGATCATTCTAAGTTCAGTCCTAAAGTCATAAAAGATGTGGCACAAAACATTTTAAGTTTCTTAAAAAATAATGCAACAAAAGCTGGGCACACTTATTGGTTGTTTAAAGGTAAAATAGTTGAATACAAAACTATTAAAGCGTCCTGTCCTATTTTTTTGTAAGATACGTTTTATAATTCTTCATTATATTTAATAGGCAAGGACGATGATGTTGTAAAATTGTACGATTTAACGTCTTTGTGTCACGATGTATCTGACGAAAAAGGTCAGAATCCATTCACTGTACCTGTTGCTATGTTATTGTATAGAGTAGCTCGTAATATGAAGTACTCTTCCGATTATCACCGGCAACAAGGCACTATTAGAATGCTACTGAAAAATTGCGTACAATTATTAGCTAAAGAAAAATACCCCCAAATTGTTACGTCAGCGCATTTTATGTTATCCGATTTATATATACCGTCGGATACGAACCCTGCTAGTCCCGGACTTTCCGATCAAAGTGACGAAGAAGATACACAAAGCGAATCAAGCACAAATCATGAAAATGAGAAAGACGAGGAAGAAAAAATCGAAGAAGCTGCGATAAAATCATTGACGTTAGCTCACAGTAAGTCAAATACGTATTATAATTGAATTTGTCATTTAAACGCGTGAACAAGTGAAAACAAAAAGTGTATGAATCTTTAGTTAAGGAACATGCGGATTGCGAAGAACCAAAATATAAACCGCCGCCTATTTCGGGGTCAGTCGAAGAAAGATGTTTGGCAGCCTTGGAGCACGTTTGTCATGGACTTCAGTGTTTGCAGTATTtcccaaccgaaaatatttctgACGAAGAACGAATAAAAGAGAACGAAAATAGGAAGGAGAAAGAATATGAAGAAACGCATTTGAACATGGCAAAACCTTTCCAAGCAATTCCTATGCCTTACACCGCTTTGAAAGACGAAAAGGAAGATACCGAATCCGAAGAAAGTTCCGTAAATAGTAGTCCCAACCATAAAAAGAAGTTGAAATCAAAGAAGAATAAaagatctgaaaaaattacttcaaAAGAGGGACCAAGCGAAAGCGAAGCAAAAGCATTATTGTGTAAAGCTAAAGCCGAAACATTACCCACGTGGCAAGCTCCGAAAAAAAGCGATAACATTAGTTGGAATGCGCATTTGAAGATATTGTTGTACGAGAAAGCGTCGTTGATCTTCGCCGTGCTCGCCGAAAATGAATATGCCAATAGAAATTACGGAGCTTCGTTAAGGTATATGTTGGCAGTACTACGGTGTCAAAAAATATTGGAGATCTATTGCGGCATAAGAAACACAAAGTCAATTAGCTATTTATTGGGTCGCGCGGGAGATTGCTGTTTTATGGTTGTACAAGACTGGTGTAATGTAGAGAAACATAGAAAAGATTACGAAATAGAAAATGAGATCGAAGGAAAGATCGTCGAAGAAATTTGTACAATGGAAGACTTGGACATGAGtaagattttaaaaatattatgtcGCAATTAGCGCtgagaataattaaaatttgtttttttttttagatggtGCTGAATTACTGCCACAACGTTTAGAAAGTTTAGAATCTACGTTAGTAGCGTCTTACATGTGTTACGAAAAAGCGTTGTCCGGAGAACCGTTGGACACGGATAAAAATAATCTTCTAAGGCGATTAGGAAACATTCACAACGAACTAGGTGTTCTTTATATGAATCAAGCTGGAAGTTAGTATCTTTCTACAtatcttattttattaaaaatcctATATTTAAATTTGAAGAATATGTTATTGTTTTTACTTACAGCACGTTATCAGCAAGAAAGTTCAGCAGGGGAAACTTCAGAATCCTCGTCTGACGTAATAGCACTGCTCACGCGATCGTTAACTCATTTAGAGGCGGGTGTGAAAGCATTCGAAACCGTTCACGACGAAGCAAACTTAGCTCTTTTACATTCAAACACTGGAAGACTTATGCGACTTTGCGCACATATGCACGTGAAACAAAACACTCAAGAACgtcatttttataataaagcACTTGCGAGTTATCAAAAAGCTCTACAAGTCTTGGGTTCCAGAAAATCAAATCCTGCAATTTGGGATACTGTTACATGGGATCTGTCCACCACCTTGTTCACTATGGCCACATTGTTGCAAGATTTTCCTATTACCGGTTGCAAAGTATGTTTCTTTTTCTATATTTTCTTCTCTTAACGAAAATCGATTCGTTTGgcatattttttttcattttcttcggGTATGATTTCAGACGGAGGAAGAACTGGAACGGGAAGTCGTCGATATTCTTCAAAAAGCTCTTAAACACTGTGATACCGAAACATCCGGGCCACGACAACCTGTTTATCAGTTCCGTGCTGCGATTATTCAACATCGACTCGCTTCTTTGTATCATCGCATATATAGAGAGTGCGAACCTGATACGGATAATATCAAAAGGAAAACAAGCTTGCAACTGTGTAAATTATATTACGAAAAAGCTGCGAAGCTCTTGTTAGCTTTGGAGCAGATTACAGAATTTCTGACAGTGCAAATGGAAAGAGTTGCATTAGCAGAACACCAAGCTCGTTGTACGTATTTTATCGAACGCAAGTTCGATCTTTAAGTACGATCTTTTTTTAGGTTATGTTttcatatttaatattatatttcaggCACAACGACATTTAACGGTAAATTAAAAGCATATCAAAATAGTCTGGACTTGATATTGCAATGCAGACCTATCATGGACGTGTTATACGATAAAAATAATTCTCAGAAACAAAAGGAAGAAAGTCGAAGTACAATCGATAGTAAAATCGCGGAAGAAAATGACGAGAAAGGAACTGACGAACAAAAGTTGATCGAAGACGAGGAAACTTTAGTGACATTACTCGAACAGAGATTGCAGTTCAACTTGAGATCCTTAACCAAATTATTCGTTACCAAGAATAGCAGTGGCAACAAAAAATAGTATGTATTTCAAACTAAACTTCCAACATTATTATCGAAATATATCGAATATAATTCGATATAATATTTCAGTTGCGAAGCTCTCGCCAGTCTGTATAAACAGTGTTATAGCCGGACGTTGCGACCGGTCACGATGACGGGTTTCACGTTAATAGAGCACATTACGAAACTTTTACGAGAATTGGAAAAAATGTTACCGTCTACGGAATCATGAACGTGTATACTTATATGTACATATCGTATTTGTGCCAGTTCGAAGACGTGACGCGCAAGGTCTCGATCAACGAATGTTATTCCTTCCTCGGATTGATTTCCTCGatcgttttaaagatttttcgGTCACCGTTAACGCTGGTCGTTACACATTTATGAGGTGAGACCTTGAGGAAAATGTTCTTTAATTCACTATTGTATCTTAAGATCTGGAGGACATTTTTTTATTCTAGTATGTAAATAGTCAGATCGAagcttttatttatatatacatatatgatttATAAGTGAAAAATAAATAGCTTcctatgaatatttttaatatatcccACCAATTCCcgtgtaatatttaaaatttaaacaggaaccctacactttttCTAGGAACGCGGTACAATTTTTATAAGTACGATAAgtctatattttaaagtattaggAAAGACGGCTTTCAATATTTTACCATTGCAGACATATTTCTTCCCGGTGCAAAGCCAGTCGATGCTAGTAAACTTCAGGTTATAAAACAGTCTTGTTCCAAAGTTAGAATGTAAAATTGCCTTATTCGTCGGTTAGATCGTAAAACAGCCATAAACATGGACGATGCATAGAATAGATGTCGCACTCAATGCTTTTTCGTGTCGCAAGAATTTGTCTCGCGAGTTTCCTTACTATATGCGTGTTATTATCAGTGCCACCAGGCGGCAGGTCGGTATATGAGAAAATTGTCCCGCCATTTACGTACGATGTGGTAAAACGTACCATCGGTGAATTGAACTACTGAAATCGGTAAAGCTAGCAAACGTTAAAAGTCTTTCTTGCCTTGCACGATGTGCAGGATTgctattattaacaattttatcCAATATTTAAAGAAACTACTCTAAATTTGCAGCCATTAACACCGATTACTAGGTTTCGCCACGAGGAGGTTACTATGACCGGAGACTCGATATGTTTCTTCAATTTCTAAGCAAAAAGGTAAATTATTccgattatttttaaattaaggcAAGATAGTGGGGATTTAATAAATATCATGTGAACATTTACGCAAAACTAAGAGGAATTAAATCGCCTGTCGGTTGATGCAAGTCGACTTTCAGCTGTTTCGAGAACGAGAAGGAAAGGCTCATgttcgccttctttctcgaaTCTCCAAACTGTCAAAGCATCGAAGCTCACGTACACGCGATTGTGCATTAGTGTATAAGAGACATTTTCCTCTGGGCATCGGTCTGTTGTTTGATAACACCGACCCTTAGGGTGGTAGGAGCGGGAGATTGCGTCAAAGATGAAACAAAAGAGAATAAAGAAAGGTTGGTTCCGATTCGCGTTGTCTTTCTTCGATATTCGCTCCGTTTCGCTCGTTCCATCTTTTCCTTGTTCTTCAATCTCGTTCGGTTCTTTCCGGACATCCGTGCCTTGACCTTTCGACAATTTCATCCCTCGGGCCATCCCTTTTTCGCTGGACCATTTTTCCGTCGCCACTTCCTCTTTTAGCGTCTCGTCGAGAATGCCATCTGAGAAAATACGTCGACCGTTTCCCGATCGTTTCCTCCGTTTTCGATCGAGAAAGATTTTGTTCGTTTAGCCCCTTAAAGAGACCATTGGTCTCCGCTCGAACACCAACCGCGTTCCTAAATTATTgacaattcgttttgctgaacccTGCTCATCGGCTGTCTTGTTAGCTTTTAATTGATTACGATTGCTCTTGAGCAATTCTGTAATAGGATTTCGACGAATTGGGTAAAATACTATCTCCCAACATGCATAGGCTTTTCAATGAAACGATTTTCATCAATTGCAAAGCACCCCAgtctttttatttaattgttattGTTGAGAGAGTAGCTTAACTCTCTTCCCCGGTGCCCAGCGATGTATTATTCTCGATATTTGATACGCGAAGCGCAATTACGACCAACGTTTTCGCTCTGTTTGAACCGCTACGGCAAACAGTGTCGTTATATCGTTCATCGTGGCGAGATCCGGAGAAAAAATATTGGATTCACAGTAATAAATGTTTCAGGTTCGAGTCGTCGGAATCCAAGATGCGAGAAACATCCAACTCATTTTAGATTCAAGACTTTTGGAATATAAGATGGCCCACAGGAAACTGGACATCTTAACATCTGTTGGGTCTATGGTAAGAGTAACGtactaataaaaaatttaaggcttcagagggcaaatacctctaGCTAAAAAGTTTCCTTCCCCAAGTAATTTCGTGCTCCCTAACATATAAGCGTTATTAActaaataaatacatattttggGTCCTGTTTAAAGGGATAATATGAGTTTACAGGCAGGATTTAGACCTTCAACGAACGACTCGAAAAGCAGCCCGCATTAGGgttgaaaaaatttgtaaatcaaGAGTCGGTTTACGCTCCTTTAGTTATGTCTGCGTTTCCCCCAGACACGTCCAATATCCAGGCGTATCCTCGCTCGTATTTCCAAGCGAAGCATCGCGCTGGAAGGCCACGTTTCTCGTGAAACCTGcgaaagcatttttttttttcaacaagCTATACCAACGGTTTCTACGGGGGTGTCGTGTTTCTCGGGTTAGTCCGGGGGTAGGATCCACCCCATTTGTCTCCGACCACGTTCGTTATTTGTTTTGCTCCACCCTCCGTTTCTCCCTACGTCCCGTCGTGGATTCCACGTCTTCCACGGCAGCGTCGCTCGCAGCCAGCGCAAATATTAATCCGCAAAGAAATTCTCGCCGCGGAGAATCAAGCAATCTACCATCGTCTGCCCTCCATCGTTCTTTCGAGCCCTTATCTGTTTGCGATCGGCCGCGTGCAATTTCAACCCCGCGTGGGTGTCGTTCGCGCGGGAATAGAGATCGTCTAGAAGCTTATAGCCTCTTTTCGTTCGCGAGAAACGGTGGTGGGGGAGGGTCCCTCGGTGGCCTTGCGCGGAAAGTTAATTTCGTTCCGACCATAAACAAGCGCGTACTTGGTTGTTcgaattcaattttctcgattTATTCTTTCGGTTTTTGTGGACCTCAAAAAGTAAGGGAACAAGTATGTA is part of the Colletes latitarsis isolate SP2378_abdomen chromosome 10, iyColLati1, whole genome shotgun sequence genome and harbors:
- the LOC143346714 gene encoding erythroid differentiation-related factor 1 — encoded protein: MSEELDTKIDTVKSMPLVVAPNSPRKPVKSTAVVKYSVVQTPAIYAQLQCNTDLNLPPSNWLSSSAESYGLQSVWSQTSGFSSFRMAHMFPDCVGEVDVVSDAENIKKLLKLPYNHGVISMMVHRVENTLLLDDFDIHKYLLRQAESDWEWLKKFFYEHIFQNLGDKEKRLFYKTNNRNTLQQRNLVSKFLYHSILIADNKEQHTNPHVPVKTLEPCLPEPSQEEKLPDPNCNHNFARNIVWTFENIQMLIGTDMPIFGGQTHPCISLRLRDMTKPINVLTGIDYWLDNLMCNVPEVVMCYHLDGIVQKYELIKTEDLPNLDHSKFSPKVIKDVAQNILSFLKNNATKAGHTYWLFKGKDDDVVKLYDLTSLCHDVSDEKGQNPFTVPVAMLLYRVARNMKYSSDYHRQQGTIRMLLKNCVQLLAKEKYPQIVTSAHFMLSDLYIPSDTNPASPGLSDQSDEEDTQSESSTNHENEKDEEEKIEEAAIKSLTLAHIKEHADCEEPKYKPPPISGSVEERCLAALEHVCHGLQCLQYFPTENISDEERIKENENRKEKEYEETHLNMAKPFQAIPMPYTALKDEKEDTESEESSVNSSPNHKKKLKSKKNKRSEKITSKEGPSESEAKALLCKAKAETLPTWQAPKKSDNISWNAHLKILLYEKASLIFAVLAENEYANRNYGASLRYMLAVLRCQKILEIYCGIRNTKSISYLLGRAGDCCFMVVQDWCNVEKHRKDYEIENEIEGKIVEEICTMEDLDMNGAELLPQRLESLESTLVASYMCYEKALSGEPLDTDKNNLLRRLGNIHNELGVLYMNQAGTRYQQESSAGETSESSSDVIALLTRSLTHLEAGVKAFETVHDEANLALLHSNTGRLMRLCAHMHVKQNTQERHFYNKALASYQKALQVLGSRKSNPAIWDTVTWDLSTTLFTMATLLQDFPITGCKTEEELEREVVDILQKALKHCDTETSGPRQPVYQFRAAIIQHRLASLYHRIYRECEPDTDNIKRKTSLQLCKLYYEKAAKLLLALEQITEFLTVQMERVALAEHQARCTTTFNGKLKAYQNSLDLILQCRPIMDVLYDKNNSQKQKEESRSTIDSKIAEENDEKGTDEQKLIEDEETLVTLLEQRLQFNLRSLTKLFVTKNSSGNKKYCEALASLYKQCYSRTLRPVTMTGFTLIEHITKLLRELEKMLPSTES